The Musa acuminata AAA Group cultivar baxijiao chromosome BXJ2-2, Cavendish_Baxijiao_AAA, whole genome shotgun sequence genome has a segment encoding these proteins:
- the LOC135605546 gene encoding uncharacterized protein LOC135605546, giving the protein MKASSPKEDKETPPAVAEGDAEEKESPIFGAVVESERSPDSFFVMSATVISVADSVAAVTAEVEFAACDCCGLTEECTPAYIARVRERHGGRWICGLCAEAVKDEICRSGLLLSPEEAVGRHASFCRSFRTSASSEPSVDPAERLIAAVRQLFRRSLDSPRAVRSTPSSPRSNGEAGSRAALGRTGSGFPTLLG; this is encoded by the exons ATGAAGGCCTCTTCACCCAAAGAAGACAAGGAGACACCGCCGGCAGTAGCGGAAGGTGACGCAGAAGAGAAGGAATCCCCAATCTTTGGCGCTGTTGTTGAGTCGGAGAG ATCTCCAGATTCGTTCTTTGTCATGTCGGCGACGGTGATTAGCGTGGCGGACTCTGTAGCGGCGGTGACGGCAGAGGTGGAGTTCGCGGCCTGCGACTGCTGCGGTCTCACTGAGGAGTGCACGCCGGCGTACATCGCCAGGGTCCGGGAGCGGCACGGTGGGCGTTGGATCTGTGGCCTCTGCGCTGAGGCCGTCAAGGACGAGATTTGCCGTTCCGGCCTCCTGCTCTCTCCGGAGGAGGCCGTGGGCCGCCACGCCAGCTTCTGCCGGAGCTTCCGTACGTCGGCCTCGTCCGAACCGTCTGTGGATCCGGCGGAGCGGCTGATTGCCGCCGTCAGGCAGCTCTTCCGACGGAGCCTCGACTCCCCTCGAGCGGTCCGGTCAACCCCGAGTAGCCCCCGGTCCAATGGTGAGGCCGGGTCCCGGGCCGCCCTGGGCCGGACCGGCAGTGGGTTCCCCACACTACTTGGCTGA
- the LOC135605548 gene encoding uncharacterized protein LOC135605548, which translates to MSFMAARRAEEEEEAAAAEIHLPAEVDWEMLDKWRFFVMGAALFSGVSAALYPAVVLKTRLQVAQPPSPCLRAAAAIFRHEGPRGFYRGFATSLAGTVPARALYMGALEATKSAVGSATLRLGVPEPTASAAASAAAGLSSAVAAQVVWTPIDVISQRLMVQGSAAAAARYRGGVDAFKKILCSDGLRGLYRGFGMSILTYAPSNVVWWTSYFLSQRLIWGGVRYHMDGGGGGELRPGQGTVVAVQGASAAVSGGAAAVVTMPLDTIKTRMQVLDDGGERMTIGRTVRSLLREGGWRACYRGLGPRWASTSLSATTMITTYEFLKRLSAKDASV; encoded by the coding sequence ATGAGTTTTATGGCGGCGAGGAgggcggaggaggaagaagaagcggcAGCGGCGGAGATCCACTTGCCGGCGGAGGTGGATTGGGAGATGCTCGACAAGTGGCGGTTCTTCGTCATGGGCGCGGCTCTATTCTCCGGCGTGTCTGCGGCCCTTTACCCGGCGGTGGTCCTCAAAACGCGGCTCCAGGTCGCGCAGCCACCGTCTCCGTGCCTCCGCGCGGCGGCGGCGATCTTCCGCCACGAGGGTCCCCGGGGATTCTACCGTGGCTTCGCCACCTCGCTCGCCGGCACCGTCCCAGCTCGGGCTCTCTATATGGGCGCGCTGGAGGCTACCAAGAGCGCCGTCGGCTCCGCCACGCTCCGGCTCGGCGTCCCGGAGCCCACCGCGTCGGCTGCCGCATCCGCCGCCGCCGGGCTCAGCTCGGCCGTCGCCGCACAGGTCGTCTGGACCCCCATCGACGTGATCAGCCAACGCCTGATGGTGCAGGGTTCGGCGGCCGCAGCCGCCAGGTACCGCGGCGGGGTCGACGCCTTCAAGAAGATCCTCTGTTCCGACGGTCTCCGCGGCCTGTACCGAGGGTTCGGGATGTCCATCCTCACCTATGCCCCGTCCAACGTTGTGTGGTGGACGTCCTACTTCCTCTCTCAGAGACTAATCTGGGGTGGCGTCCGCTACCACATGGACGGCGGTGGCGGCGGGGAGTTGAGGCCAGGACAGGGGACGGTGGTGGCGGTGCAGGGCGCGAGTGCGGCGGTGTCGGGGGGAGCGGCGGCGGTAGTGACGATGCCGCTGGACACGATCAAAACGAGGATGCAGGTGTTGGACGACGGCGGCGAGAGGATGACGATCGGTAGAACAGTGAGGAGCCTTCTAAGGGAGGGGGGTTGGAGGGCGTGCTACCGAGGCCTAGGGCCGAGGTGGGCTTCCACGTCGCTGTCGGCCACCACCATGATCACCACCTATGAGTTTTTGAAGAGGCTTTCAGCCAAAGACGCCTCTGTTTGA
- the LOC135605549 gene encoding novel plant SNARE 13-like, translating to MASDMPMSAELEQIDGEIQDIFRALENGFQKLDKIKDSNRQSKQLEELTGKMRECKRLIKEFDREIKDQESRHAPDVNKQLNEKKQTMIKELNSYVALRKTYQSSLGNKRVELFDMGAGGSDPVAEDNVKMASDMSNQELIDAGTKQMDETDQAIQRSKMVVEQTIEVGTQTAANLKQQTDQMGRIVNELDTIQFSIKKATQLVKEIGRQVATDKCIMFFLFLIVCGVIAIIIVKVVNPNNKNIRDIPGLAPPAPTARRLLSAESFGSLG from the exons ATGGCGAGCGACATGCCTATGAGCGCGGAGCTGGAGCAGATTGATGGCGAAATCCAGGACATCTTCCGCGCTCTCGA AAATGGATTTCAGAAGCTGGATAAGATTAAAGATTCAAACAGACAGTCTAAGCAGTTGGAGGAGCTCACTGGGAAGATGAGAGAATGTAAGCG GTTAATTAAAGAGTTTGATCGAGAAATTAAGGATCAGGAGAGTCGGCATGCTCCTGATGTTAATAAACAACTCAATGAGAAGAAGCAGACGATG ATCAAGGAGCTGAACTCATATGTAGCCTTGAGAAAAAC ATATCAAAGTAGCCTTGGCAATAAACGAGTTGAACTCTTTGATATGGGTGCTGGAGGTAGTGACCCTGTAGCTGAGGACAATGTTAAGATGGCATCAG ATATGTCTAATCAAGAGCTTATAGATGCTGGAACGAAGCAGATGGATGAGACTGACCAAGCTATTCAACGCTCAAAAATG GTCGTTGAGCAAACTATTGAAGTAGGAACTCAAACTGCTGCAAATCTTAAGCAACAA ACTGATCAAATGGGTCGGATTGTCAATGAGCTGGATACTATTCAATTTTCTATCAAGAAGGCTACTCAGCTGGTGAAAGAGATTGGTCGGCAG GTTGCCACTGACAAGTGCATCATGTTTTTCCTATTTCTGATTGTTTGTGGTGTAATTGCAATCATCATCGTGAAG GTTGTGAACCCAAATAATAAGAACATCAGAGATATACCTGGCCTGGCACCACCTGCTCCCACTGCAAGGAGATTGCTGTCAGCAGAATCCTTTGGGAGTTTAGGATAA
- the LOC135604978 gene encoding NAD(P)H-quinone oxidoreductase subunit S, chloroplastic-like: MAALIPIYTTQNPRLLFLRPCNSTFVRGTTTISTSPNPPLRSAPAALAPSAKFDLSELLGGRGLCSGEQGIKKELQRSPAEAPPPPLSSPPPTTAPISALGTGDDAFEKELAGLTGGFPGGEKGLKKFIERNPPPPKQRPAGEDLATVLSGPKPNPPVLPLFLPGMIVIVKNPKSPFYMYSGVVQRVTDGKAGVLFEGGNWDKLLTFDLSELEQREKGPPMVNPKSAMLESIVQKLG; this comes from the coding sequence ATGGCGGCGCTGATTCCTATCTACACTACCCAAAATCCTCGTCTCCTCTTCCTCCGACCTTGCAACTCCACCTTCGTCCGCGGAACCACCACCATTTCTACCTCTCCCAACCCCCCTCTCCGCTCCGCCCCGGCCGCCCTCGCTCCCTCCGCCAAATTCGACCTCTCCGAGCTCCTGGGAGGCCGCGGCCTGTGCAGCGGAGAGCAGGGCATAAAAAAGGAGCTCCAACGATCCCCCGCAGAAGCCCCTCCGCCtcccctctcttctcctcctcctacgACCGCTCCTATTTCGGCACTGGGCACCGGCGATGACGCCTTCGAGAAGGAGCTCGCCGGCCTCACCGGTGGCTTTCCCGGCGGCGAGAAGGGCCTCAAGAAGTTCATAGAGCGGAACCCCCCTCCCCCCAAGCAGAGGCCCGCCGGCGAGGACCTGGCCACGGTGCTGTCCGGGCCGAAGCCGAACCCGCCCGTGCTGCCGCTCTTCTTGCCGGGGATGATCGTCATCGTCAAGAACCCCAAGAGCCCGTTCTACATGTACAGCGGGGTCGTGCAGAGGGTCACCGACGGGAAGGCCGGGGTGCTCTTCGAGGGTGGGAATTGGGACAAGCTCCTCACTTTCGACCTCAGCGAGCTCGAGCAGAGGGAGAAGGGCCCGCCCATGGTGAATCCCAAATCCGCCATGCTCGAATCCATCGTTCAGAAGTTGGGATGA